The Nostoc sp. 'Lobaria pulmonaria (5183) cyanobiont' genome window below encodes:
- a CDS encoding zinc-binding dehydrogenase → MMNPKTYKKLVVKQLSRDFRSAVDIVEADFPTPAANEIVVRNLFAGVNASDINIAAGVYFVNTPPFDVGVEAASVVVALGNNVRHLNIGDRVITFQIGGGYREYFAIDATQVIPIKEATPEILTVVASGMTAAIGLEVVGEIKSSDVVLVTAAAGSTGSYAVQLALLAGAHVIGTCRSQAKVEFLKQLGCHRAINYSQENLDEVLKKEYPQGIDLVYECVGSELFDICVDNLARRGRLVIVGYISEYLSSELELVNRPRIYNKLLWKSASLRGFLFVDYSEYLQEKQSRLMELLSTGKIKPAVDSTEFRGIESIVDAVEYLYSGQNCGKIIVRF, encoded by the coding sequence ATGATGAACCCCAAGACTTATAAAAAACTAGTTGTCAAACAGTTGAGCCGAGATTTTAGAAGCGCTGTCGATATTGTTGAAGCTGATTTTCCTACACCTGCTGCCAATGAGATTGTCGTGCGTAATTTGTTTGCTGGAGTAAATGCTTCGGATATCAATATTGCTGCTGGGGTGTATTTTGTAAATACACCACCATTCGATGTAGGAGTTGAAGCTGCATCTGTTGTAGTTGCTCTTGGTAACAATGTACGACATCTGAACATAGGCGATCGTGTTATTACTTTTCAAATAGGAGGTGGATACCGGGAGTATTTTGCAATTGATGCTACTCAAGTTATTCCAATTAAAGAAGCGACTCCAGAAATACTGACTGTTGTGGCTAGCGGTATGACTGCTGCAATTGGTTTAGAAGTTGTTGGAGAAATCAAAAGCAGTGATGTGGTATTGGTAACAGCCGCAGCGGGTAGCACGGGTAGTTATGCTGTCCAACTCGCCTTGCTTGCAGGTGCTCATGTGATTGGAACATGCCGATCGCAAGCAAAAGTTGAATTTCTCAAGCAGCTTGGCTGTCATCGAGCGATTAATTACTCTCAAGAAAATCTTGATGAAGTTCTCAAAAAAGAATATCCCCAAGGCATTGACTTAGTTTATGAATGCGTTGGGAGTGAGTTGTTTGATATATGTGTTGATAACCTAGCACGGCGCGGTAGATTAGTTATCGTCGGATATATTTCTGAATACTTATCATCAGAACTAGAGTTGGTAAACCGTCCGAGAATATACAATAAATTATTATGGAAATCAGCCTCACTACGCGGCTTTCTATTTGTTGACTATTCAGAATATTTACAAGAGAAACAGTCTCGACTGATGGAATTATTATCGACAGGTAAAATTAAACCTGCTGTTGATTCAACAGAATTCAGAGGAATAGAGTCTATCGTTGACGCTGTGGAATACTTATATAGTGGTCAAAATTGCGGTAAAATTATTGTTCGTTTTTAA
- the ychF gene encoding redox-regulated ATPase YchF → MLRAGIVGLPNVGKSTLFNAVVANAKAEAANFPFCTIEPNVGVVAVPDERLNVLSKIASSAQIIPARVEFVDIAGLVKGASQGEGLGNQFLSHIREVDAIIHVVRCFENDDIIHVAGSVDPARDIEIINIELGLSDLAQIERRIDRTRKQARTSKDAQFEVSVLEKLAAALNEGKSVRQVSLNEEETVIIKGLELLTYKPIIYAANVSEDELATGNDFVETVRQIAATENAQVVIVSAQVEAELVELPESDKADFLASLGVEEGGLKSLIRATYMLLGLRTYFTCGPKETRAWTINAGMSAPQAAGVIHSDFERGFIRAETVAYKDLVTTGSMNAAKEKGLVRSEGKEYVVQEGDVMLFRFNV, encoded by the coding sequence ATGCTAAGAGCCGGAATTGTCGGACTTCCCAACGTCGGAAAATCTACTTTATTTAATGCTGTAGTTGCTAATGCCAAAGCAGAAGCAGCTAACTTCCCTTTTTGCACGATTGAACCGAATGTCGGCGTTGTCGCAGTACCGGATGAACGGTTAAATGTTCTCTCAAAAATTGCCAGTTCGGCACAAATCATCCCGGCGCGGGTGGAATTTGTGGATATTGCCGGTTTAGTTAAAGGTGCAAGTCAGGGTGAGGGACTAGGGAATCAATTCCTGTCCCACATCCGGGAAGTTGATGCGATCATCCATGTGGTACGTTGTTTTGAGAATGATGATATTATCCACGTTGCTGGTTCTGTTGATCCAGCACGAGATATTGAAATCATTAATATAGAACTGGGTTTATCAGATTTAGCACAAATTGAGCGGCGAATTGACCGCACTCGCAAACAAGCTCGTACCAGCAAAGATGCACAGTTTGAAGTCTCAGTTTTAGAAAAATTAGCTGCGGCTTTAAATGAAGGTAAATCGGTGCGTCAGGTAAGCTTGAATGAAGAAGAAACAGTAATTATTAAGGGACTGGAACTGCTGACTTATAAACCGATTATCTACGCCGCCAATGTATCTGAAGATGAGTTGGCAACTGGTAATGATTTTGTGGAAACAGTGCGGCAAATTGCAGCTACAGAAAATGCCCAAGTTGTGATAGTTTCGGCTCAAGTTGAAGCTGAATTAGTGGAATTACCAGAGTCAGATAAAGCTGATTTCCTCGCGTCTTTAGGTGTGGAAGAAGGCGGTTTGAAATCATTGATTCGGGCAACTTATATGCTTCTAGGCTTGCGGACATATTTCACCTGCGGCCCCAAAGAAACCCGCGCTTGGACAATTAATGCCGGAATGTCTGCACCTCAAGCTGCTGGTGTAATTCACAGTGATTTTGAGCGGGGATTTATTCGCGCCGAAACAGTCGCTTATAAAGACTTGGTAACAACTGGTTCGATGAATGCTGCAAAGGAGAAAGGGTTGGTTCGCAGTGAAGGGAAAGAGTATGTTGTGCAGGAAGGGGATGTAATGTTGTTCCGATTTAATGTGTAG
- the yidD gene encoding membrane protein insertion efficiency factor YidD — translation MKLLFIWLIRGYRMFISPLFLPTCRFQPTCSMYAIEAIERFGVLRGSWMATRRILRCHPFHPGGYDPVPEVVEKVKEE, via the coding sequence ATGAAATTATTATTTATTTGGCTGATTCGGGGCTACCGAATGTTTATCTCGCCGTTGTTTCTGCCGACTTGTCGCTTTCAACCAACTTGTTCGATGTATGCTATTGAAGCTATTGAACGATTTGGAGTATTGCGTGGTAGCTGGATGGCAACTCGGCGGATTTTACGCTGTCATCCGTTTCATCCAGGTGGTTACGATCCAGTGCCAGAGGTGGTAGAAAAGGTAAAGGAGGAGTAG
- a CDS encoding pentapeptide repeat-containing protein: MAWEITTEELLKKYTSGKRNFAGAVVIRERGYGRNYIDLEGAVLRDINLRGADFSFADLSGADLSGADLFGASLIEARLDCAIIRDANLECVNLFRCYLIGADLVGSHLYHANAIGAIFREARFLYGGEHNVFIRADFRGAFIAHDAICRAMNVIWDTTMPDGTIQSGPYFGEWKSISK, from the coding sequence ATGGCTTGGGAAATTACCACTGAAGAGTTGTTGAAAAAGTACACTTCTGGTAAGCGAAACTTCGCTGGGGCTGTGGTAATTAGAGAAAGAGGATATGGGCGCAACTATATTGACCTAGAAGGTGCTGTCTTGCGGGATATTAACTTGCGTGGAGCCGATTTTAGTTTCGCTGATTTGAGTGGAGCCGATCTGAGTGGAGCCGATCTCTTTGGTGCTTCTCTGATAGAAGCCCGGTTGGATTGTGCGATTATCAGGGATGCTAACTTGGAATGTGTTAATTTGTTTAGGTGTTATTTGATTGGTGCTGATTTGGTTGGAAGTCACTTGTATCATGCTAATGCCATCGGTGCTATTTTCCGTGAAGCTAGATTTTTGTATGGTGGTGAGCATAACGTTTTCATTCGTGCTGATTTCCGAGGTGCTTTTATTGCCCACGACGCTATCTGTAGAGCCATGAATGTAATTTGGGATACTACTATGCCTGATGGCACTATTCAAAGTGGCCCTTACTTTGGAGAGTGGAAATCTATCAGCAAGTAA
- a CDS encoding geranylgeranyl reductase family protein, translated as MYDCIIVGAGPAGGTAAYHLAKQGRSVLVLEKESLPRYKPCGGGVSPAIAQWFDFDFSPVISVKADSVRFTWKLGDPVEAKIATEEPVWMVRRDIFDHFLVQQGQKQGAELRDNTEVTSIEFQGDYWQVNTANGPVTGRYLIAADGAKGSMAKWLGFKDRKRRLAGALEAEVAANVKDKSTIHFEFGLVKNGYIWNFPKADGYSIGVGTFLGGEPQDFKKILDEYARSFNVDIKTGKQYGYPLCLWDGNQKLHTQNAVLAGEAACVVDPMTAEGIRPSIFSGLIAAGAINEALSGDTNALEKYSEAINEQWGTEMAWAQKLGGAFYRFPGIGYKVGVKRPSGAKIMGKILCGELRYGDVAGRALKRLIPGFGG; from the coding sequence ATGTACGACTGCATCATCGTCGGCGCTGGGCCAGCTGGTGGAACAGCTGCATATCATTTAGCCAAGCAAGGTCGCTCAGTATTAGTGTTGGAAAAAGAATCTCTGCCAAGATATAAACCTTGTGGTGGTGGTGTATCTCCAGCGATCGCTCAATGGTTTGACTTTGATTTTAGCCCAGTAATTTCTGTAAAAGCCGACTCTGTTCGCTTTACCTGGAAATTAGGCGACCCCGTAGAAGCAAAAATCGCCACCGAAGAACCAGTCTGGATGGTGCGACGAGATATATTTGACCATTTCTTAGTGCAGCAAGGACAAAAGCAAGGGGCTGAACTACGAGATAATACGGAAGTAACGAGTATTGAGTTTCAAGGTGACTATTGGCAAGTTAACACAGCTAATGGCCCAGTTACAGGTCGCTACTTAATCGCGGCTGATGGTGCCAAAGGGTCAATGGCAAAATGGCTAGGCTTTAAAGACCGTAAACGCCGTTTAGCAGGAGCTTTAGAAGCAGAAGTTGCTGCAAATGTCAAAGATAAATCTACAATTCACTTCGAGTTTGGCTTAGTGAAAAATGGCTACATTTGGAACTTTCCAAAAGCTGATGGTTATTCCATTGGTGTCGGTACATTTCTTGGCGGCGAACCCCAGGATTTTAAGAAAATTTTAGATGAGTACGCGCGATCGTTTAATGTAGATATCAAAACTGGTAAGCAATATGGCTATCCCCTTTGCTTGTGGGATGGCAACCAAAAGTTGCATACCCAAAATGCGGTTTTAGCTGGGGAAGCTGCTTGTGTAGTCGATCCGATGACAGCAGAAGGCATTCGTCCGTCAATTTTTAGTGGTTTGATTGCAGCAGGAGCCATTAATGAGGCTCTTTCGGGTGATACCAACGCTTTAGAAAAATATAGCGAAGCCATTAATGAACAATGGGGTACTGAGATGGCTTGGGCACAAAAATTAGGTGGAGCGTTCTATCGCTTTCCAGGCATCGGCTACAAAGTTGGTGTTAAGCGCCCCTCTGGTGCGAAAATCATGGGTAAGATTCTGTGTGGAGAACTTCGCTATGGCGACGTTGCCGGTCGTGCCCTCAAGCGTTTAATTCCTGGTTTTGGAGGTTAA
- a CDS encoding hybrid sensor histidine kinase/response regulator, with product MAGENIKVLLVEDNPGDVFLLQEFLKEVTTIVVDLMPVERLSEALKYLAKEIFDVILLDLSLPDSQGLETFVIAHDQAKATPIIVLTGIDDETLATRAMQQGAQDYLVKGQVTGDLLVRSMRYAIERQRADNALRQSEERFRVALKNSPIFVYNQDRDLRYTWVYNPSYGLTVEEILGKQDLDIIPVEDAQRLITIKRGVLSTGIGTREEVSITIKDTIRYYDLTVEPLRNETQEIVGVTCASIDISDRQAALRDRKLAEEKIREQAALLDVTTDAICVRDLNNQIIFWNQGAETLYGWQAKEAWGKNASELLYDEPSPEIEAALLQAISKGKWQGELTKLTKMNKEVLVASRWSLVCDEQGKPKSILTVDTDITEKKHLEAQLFRAQRLESIGTLASGIAHDLNNILTPILAGAQLLPLKFPDADERTRHLLEILEINARRGADLVKQVLSFARGVEGKRITLQLRHIIVEIAKILKETFPKSIEISTDVPQNLWMVSGDSTQLHQVLMNLCVNARDAMSNSGTLSISAENILIDANYARMNLEAKEGPYIVITVSDTGIGIPKEMLDRIFEPFFTTKDVGQGTGLGLSTVLGIVKSHGGFVNVYSEPESSTSFKVYLPAVGGIETLSPENLLPQTGHGELILVVDDEAAIQEITITSLEAHNYKILVASDGIEAIALYAQNRDKISAVLMDIMLPSLDGLTAMRTLQKINPQVKIIASSGLMSDNKLSAIAAIGVNTFLSKPYTVNELLLSLQKVLSGVK from the coding sequence ATGGCAGGTGAAAATATTAAAGTTTTGTTAGTAGAAGATAACCCTGGTGATGTCTTTTTATTACAAGAGTTTTTAAAGGAAGTTACCACAATTGTAGTTGATTTGATGCCCGTTGAGCGGCTTTCGGAAGCACTCAAGTACCTAGCAAAGGAAATTTTTGATGTAATTCTGTTAGACCTCTCGCTGCCAGATAGCCAGGGACTGGAAACCTTTGTCATCGCTCATGATCAGGCAAAAGCAACTCCGATAATTGTGCTCACGGGTATAGACGATGAAACCCTGGCAACTAGGGCAATGCAACAAGGAGCGCAGGATTATTTGGTGAAAGGGCAAGTAACTGGCGACTTGCTGGTGCGCTCAATGCGTTATGCGATCGAACGTCAACGGGCAGACAACGCACTGCGGCAGAGTGAGGAGCGATTTCGGGTTGCCCTAAAAAACTCTCCAATCTTTGTCTACAACCAGGATAGAGATTTACGGTACACCTGGGTTTATAATCCCTCTTATGGATTGACAGTTGAGGAAATATTGGGCAAACAAGACTTAGATATCATCCCAGTTGAAGATGCTCAACGTCTGATCACAATTAAACGTGGAGTATTGAGCACAGGTATAGGAACGCGAGAAGAAGTATCAATTACCATCAAAGATACAATCCGATATTACGATTTAACTGTCGAGCCATTGCGGAATGAAACCCAAGAAATTGTTGGGGTGACATGCGCCAGTATAGATATTAGCGATCGCCAAGCTGCGCTACGCGATCGCAAATTGGCAGAAGAAAAAATTCGCGAACAAGCAGCATTGCTAGATGTCACCACAGATGCCATTTGCGTCCGAGATTTAAACAATCAAATTATTTTCTGGAATCAAGGCGCAGAAACACTTTACGGCTGGCAAGCTAAAGAGGCTTGGGGTAAAAATGCTAGCGAACTTTTGTATGACGAACCTTCACCGGAAATTGAAGCGGCTCTATTGCAAGCTATTAGTAAAGGTAAATGGCAGGGTGAGTTAACAAAACTTACTAAAATGAACAAAGAAGTCCTTGTGGCTAGTCGCTGGAGTCTGGTTTGCGATGAACAAGGAAAACCCAAATCAATTCTCACCGTTGACACAGATATTACCGAGAAAAAGCACTTAGAAGCCCAATTATTTCGCGCTCAACGCCTGGAAAGTATTGGCACTTTAGCTAGTGGTATTGCTCACGATCTCAACAACATCCTGACACCGATTTTGGCAGGAGCGCAACTGCTACCACTGAAATTTCCCGATGCAGATGAGCGGACTCGTCATCTACTAGAAATTTTAGAAATTAACGCTAGACGCGGTGCTGATTTAGTCAAACAGGTGCTGTCTTTTGCGCGGGGTGTAGAAGGGAAGCGCATCACTTTGCAACTCAGACATATAATTGTGGAAATTGCCAAGATTCTTAAAGAGACATTTCCCAAATCGATAGAAATCAGCACTGATGTACCGCAGAATTTGTGGATGGTTTCTGGAGATAGTACTCAACTGCATCAAGTGCTGATGAACCTCTGCGTTAACGCCCGCGATGCTATGTCCAATAGCGGTACTTTGAGTATCTCTGCCGAAAATATATTGATTGACGCAAATTATGCCCGCATGAACCTAGAAGCCAAAGAGGGGCCTTACATAGTGATTACTGTCTCCGATACTGGAATTGGGATTCCTAAAGAAATGCTAGATAGAATTTTCGAGCCATTCTTTACTACAAAAGATGTTGGACAAGGCACTGGTTTAGGACTTTCCACAGTATTGGGGATCGTTAAAAGTCACGGAGGTTTTGTGAACGTGTATAGTGAACCGGAAAGTAGCACTAGCTTTAAGGTTTACTTGCCAGCAGTGGGGGGAATAGAAACACTCAGCCCCGAAAATTTGCTACCACAGACAGGACATGGAGAATTGATTTTGGTTGTGGATGATGAAGCCGCCATTCAAGAGATTACGATAACATCATTAGAAGCTCACAACTACAAAATTTTAGTTGCCAGTGATGGCATTGAGGCGATCGCGCTATATGCTCAAAATAGAGACAAAATTAGTGCCGTCCTCATGGATATTATGCTGCCCTCACTGGATGGTTTAACAGCCATGCGTACCTTGCAAAAAATCAACCCCCAAGTCAAAATTATTGCCAGCAGTGGACTTATGTCTGACAATAAGCTCAGTGCAATAGCAGCTATTGGTGTCAATACATTTTTGTCGAAGCCCTATACTGTCAACGAATTATTGCTTTCTTTACAGAAAGTACTATCAGGAGTCAAGTAA
- the frr gene encoding ribosome recycling factor: MKLAEAESTMQKTVEATQRSFNSIRTGRANASLLDKVLVDYYGSPTSLKSLANISTPDATTILIQPYERNTLNIVEKAISLSDVGLTPSNDGSVIRLNIPPLTSERRKEFVKMASKYAEEGRVAIRNIRRDAIDAIRKQEKASEISKDESKDQQDNLQKLTNEYNAKIDSLLAEKEKDITTV, encoded by the coding sequence GTGAAATTAGCTGAAGCTGAAAGTACGATGCAAAAAACCGTTGAGGCAACTCAACGATCTTTTAACTCGATTCGCACTGGTCGCGCCAATGCGAGTCTATTAGATAAGGTATTGGTGGACTATTACGGTTCGCCTACTTCCTTGAAATCACTGGCAAATATTAGCACACCGGATGCTACGACGATCTTAATTCAACCCTACGAGCGCAACACCCTAAACATCGTTGAGAAAGCTATTTCCCTCTCAGATGTGGGTTTAACACCTAGTAACGACGGTTCTGTAATCCGGTTGAATATTCCCCCCTTAACCAGCGAACGCCGTAAAGAATTCGTCAAAATGGCATCCAAATATGCTGAAGAGGGTCGTGTTGCTATTCGCAACATTCGCCGTGATGCCATAGATGCCATTCGCAAACAGGAGAAAGCCTCTGAAATCTCCAAAGATGAATCAAAAGACCAACAAGACAACTTGCAAAAACTGACAAATGAGTATAATGCCAAAATAGACTCGCTGTTGGCAGAAAAAGAAAAAGACATCACGACTGTTTAA
- a CDS encoding alpha/beta fold hydrolase, whose product MTTSSSKTALNSTRTWIWQDFPICYQTQGTTGPAVVLVHGFGASWWHWRKNIPVLAENCRVYAIDLIGFGASAKPQPGEKITYTLETWGQQVADFCREVVGEPAFLVGNSIGCIVAMQAAVSNPDIALGVALLNCSLRLLHDRKRVTLPLSRRYGAPLLQRVLSIKPVGDFFFNQLAKPKTVRKILLQAYSNAEMVTDELVDILTSPASDVGAGAVFLAFTSYSTGPLPEDLLPLLRCPAIILWGTADPWEPIKLGRELANFPQVEKFIPLEGVGHCPQDEAPELVNPILLDWILERSR is encoded by the coding sequence ATGACAACCTCAAGTTCAAAAACAGCACTTAACTCTACAAGAACCTGGATTTGGCAAGATTTTCCGATCTGTTATCAAACCCAAGGAACTACTGGGCCAGCTGTTGTCCTAGTGCATGGATTTGGTGCTTCTTGGTGGCACTGGCGAAAAAATATTCCCGTATTAGCGGAAAATTGCCGTGTTTATGCGATCGATTTGATTGGTTTTGGCGCTTCCGCAAAACCTCAACCTGGTGAAAAAATTACCTACACATTAGAAACCTGGGGACAGCAAGTAGCAGATTTTTGCCGTGAAGTTGTGGGTGAGCCAGCTTTTTTAGTCGGAAATTCCATTGGCTGTATTGTAGCCATGCAAGCAGCAGTAAGCAACCCAGATATTGCCTTGGGAGTTGCATTACTCAACTGTTCTTTACGGTTGTTGCACGATCGCAAACGGGTAACTTTACCTTTATCTCGTCGTTACGGAGCGCCTCTACTGCAACGGGTGCTATCTATTAAACCAGTTGGCGATTTCTTTTTCAATCAACTCGCCAAACCGAAAACAGTGCGAAAAATTCTGCTGCAAGCATACTCGAATGCTGAGATGGTGACAGATGAGTTGGTAGATATTCTCACTTCACCAGCAAGTGATGTGGGGGCTGGGGCTGTGTTTCTGGCTTTTACTTCTTATTCTACAGGGCCATTACCAGAAGACCTTTTGCCACTGTTACGCTGTCCGGCGATTATCTTGTGGGGAACGGCCGATCCGTGGGAACCAATTAAATTAGGGAGAGAATTAGCTAACTTTCCGCAAGTAGAAAAGTTTATTCCTTTAGAAGGAGTGGGGCATTGTCCGCAGGATGAAGCGCCGGAGTTAGTCAATCCGATTTTACTCGATTGGATTTTGGAGCGATCGCGGTAA
- the pyrH gene encoding UMP kinase, with translation MGTNYRRVLLKLSGEALMGNMGYGIDPEVVKGIAQELAEVIATGTQIAIVVGGGNIFRGVKAASAGMDRATADYIGMIATVMNAMTLQDSLERIGVQTRVQTAIAMQELAEPYIRRRAIRHLEKGRVVIFGAGSGNPFFTTDTTAALRAAEIDAEVIFKATKVDGVYDADPHIYPDAKRYNSLTYAHVLTQDLRVMDSTAIALCKENNIPILVFDLTVRGNIHRAVLGESIGTLVGGSCEIS, from the coding sequence ATGGGAACGAATTACCGACGGGTTTTACTCAAACTGAGCGGTGAAGCCTTAATGGGCAACATGGGCTATGGCATTGATCCAGAAGTGGTCAAAGGAATAGCACAAGAATTAGCAGAGGTGATAGCCACTGGTACTCAAATCGCCATAGTTGTTGGCGGCGGCAATATTTTTCGTGGCGTCAAAGCCGCGTCGGCGGGGATGGACAGGGCAACCGCTGACTATATCGGGATGATTGCCACGGTAATGAACGCCATGACGCTGCAAGATTCGCTAGAACGCATAGGAGTACAGACGCGAGTGCAAACCGCGATCGCTATGCAAGAATTAGCAGAACCATATATTCGTCGTCGTGCCATCCGTCATCTTGAAAAAGGGCGGGTGGTAATTTTTGGTGCTGGTTCTGGAAATCCCTTTTTTACTACAGATACTACTGCGGCATTAAGAGCGGCAGAAATCGATGCTGAGGTGATTTTTAAAGCCACCAAAGTAGATGGGGTATATGATGCCGATCCTCATATTTATCCTGACGCCAAGCGTTACAATAGCTTAACCTACGCGCACGTTTTAACCCAAGATTTGCGGGTGATGGATAGTACTGCGATCGCCTTGTGTAAAGAAAATAATATCCCAATTCTGGTATTTGACCTAACGGTGCGAGGAAATATCCACCGAGCAGTCTTGGGAGAATCCATCGGCACCCTTGTGGGAGGTTCTTGTGAAATTAGCTGA
- a CDS encoding thioredoxin family protein yields MNLLETIDTPVGSYAPDFELPGIDGQVHHLRRYLEKFRAVGVISMCNHCTYVERYLGRLKNIQAEFALKGFTLIGLNGSNVDYNTKSSFENMKAFARCHQLNFPYLWDSTQDVTGSFGATKTPTAFLIDTNGIVRYKGKIDNHPQEPLSVGEDYLRTAIASLFKGEEIAIPQTEPVGTTLIWRN; encoded by the coding sequence ATGAATCTACTAGAAACAATTGATACTCCCGTTGGGAGCTACGCACCAGATTTTGAACTGCCAGGAATTGATGGTCAAGTACACCATCTCAGGCGTTATCTTGAAAAGTTCCGAGCAGTCGGCGTTATTTCCATGTGTAACCACTGCACTTATGTAGAGCGGTATTTAGGCAGGCTAAAAAACATTCAAGCCGAATTTGCCCTAAAAGGCTTCACACTAATTGGACTCAATGGTAGTAATGTTGACTACAACACTAAATCAAGCTTTGAAAATATGAAAGCTTTTGCCCGATGTCACCAGTTGAACTTCCCCTACCTGTGGGACTCAACCCAAGATGTGACCGGTAGTTTCGGCGCAACAAAAACACCAACGGCCTTTCTCATAGACACGAATGGTATAGTCCGTTACAAAGGTAAAATTGATAATCATCCCCAAGAGCCATTATCAGTGGGAGAGGATTATTTGAGAACTGCGATCGCTTCTCTGTTTAAAGGTGAAGAAATAGCCATACCACAAACAGAACCAGTCGGGACTACATTGATTTGGCGTAACTAG
- a CDS encoding diacylglycerol/polyprenol kinase family protein, with product MLITFSDFTSIPVFWLQIALAAIWVLLILLIAWVVNRFADKPEIVRKIVHIGTGNVILIAWWLDIPASVGITASILASAITLLSYRLPILPGINSVGRQSLGTFFYSVSFGILVAWFWYLQQPQYAALGILVMTWGDGLAALIGQRFGTHKYKVFGTEKSWEGSLTMMLVSYVVSSLILVGTQGNSWQIWVISLIVAVIATALEAVSFLGIDNLTVPLGSAALAFFLSQLVLN from the coding sequence TTGCTAATTACATTTTCTGACTTCACCTCAATTCCAGTTTTCTGGCTGCAAATTGCGTTGGCTGCAATTTGGGTGTTACTCATCCTCCTGATTGCATGGGTGGTAAACCGCTTTGCCGACAAGCCAGAAATCGTGCGGAAGATAGTTCATATTGGCACTGGTAATGTGATTTTAATCGCCTGGTGGCTAGATATTCCCGCCAGTGTAGGGATTACAGCTTCTATTTTAGCGAGTGCAATCACCTTATTATCCTACCGATTGCCCATTCTTCCTGGTATTAATAGCGTTGGACGCCAAAGTTTAGGGACTTTTTTTTACTCTGTCAGTTTCGGTATTTTAGTTGCCTGGTTCTGGTACTTGCAACAACCCCAGTACGCAGCACTCGGAATTTTAGTAATGACTTGGGGAGATGGATTAGCAGCCTTAATTGGGCAACGCTTTGGTACACACAAGTATAAAGTTTTTGGGACAGAAAAAAGTTGGGAAGGCTCCCTAACTATGATGCTCGTTAGCTATGTCGTCAGTAGTTTGATTCTAGTTGGAACTCAAGGAAACAGTTGGCAAATTTGGGTGATATCGCTGATAGTGGCAGTTATAGCTACTGCTTTAGAGGCTGTTTCATTTTTGGGTATTGACAATTTGACAGTTCCTTTGGGTAGTGCAGCCCTTGCCTTCTTTTTAAGTCAGTTAGTTTTGAATTAG